The following proteins are encoded in a genomic region of Blastopirellula marina:
- a CDS encoding TadE/TadG family type IV pilus assembly protein, whose protein sequence is MYFFQRRRSDEKRRGTATVEFAVIAPVFLTLILGMLEASRLFNTYGQLAQVARDGGRLGAMDRSDWVTNGIRSNDKIISDIRNSLTAAGYDPEKLEIAIEPAGQPGESFDLDDPVNDLDLFQVRISVPFSEVAAMPVPSDLDYSLSSTVTFRNTKSTIVQ, encoded by the coding sequence ATGTACTTCTTTCAACGAAGACGCTCTGACGAGAAACGCCGCGGGACGGCGACGGTGGAATTCGCCGTGATCGCCCCGGTGTTCTTAACGCTGATTCTGGGAATGCTGGAAGCGAGCCGCCTGTTCAACACCTATGGACAACTCGCTCAAGTAGCCCGCGATGGAGGTCGCTTGGGCGCGATGGACCGTTCCGATTGGGTCACCAACGGAATTCGCTCGAACGACAAAATCATCTCGGACATTCGCAACAGCTTGACAGCCGCTGGATATGATCCAGAAAAGCTGGAAATCGCTATCGAACCCGCGGGGCAACCCGGGGAATCTTTTGACTTGGACGATCCTGTAAACGATCTCGACCTATTTCAGGTACGTATCTCGGTACCGTTTTCCGAGGTAGCGGCTATGCCCGTACCTAGCGACTTGGACTATTCACTGTCCAGTACGGTAACCTTCCGTAACACCAAGTCGACGATCGTACAGTAA
- a CDS encoding DUF6960 family protein, with protein MSSSDDATPIRHSEAFPVRPPVSWVIFPHWPEDGDHWIHPDDRSKAEGLIPSDFIFRRELTDDDWYMLSYGDVHMKTRPVMVDEVPEPKFKMGEIVELAHQFEVDKIAIGTIYAIRYSEYHREPQYYLIRGELKSQNAYLAKDLRPYEPPKEFHAMHEFEP; from the coding sequence ATGTCCTCATCCGACGACGCGACACCCATTCGCCATAGCGAGGCTTTCCCTGTTCGGCCGCCTGTCAGCTGGGTAATCTTCCCCCATTGGCCGGAAGATGGCGATCACTGGATTCATCCCGATGATCGATCCAAGGCCGAAGGCTTGATCCCGAGTGACTTCATTTTTCGGCGAGAGTTGACCGACGACGACTGGTATATGCTTAGCTACGGGGACGTCCACATGAAGACACGTCCCGTGATGGTCGACGAAGTTCCCGAGCCGAAATTCAAGATGGGTGAGATCGTCGAGTTAGCCCATCAGTTTGAAGTCGACAAGATTGCGATCGGGACGATCTATGCGATTCGCTATAGCGAGTATCACCGCGAACCGCAGTACTATCTGATCCGTGGAGAATTGAAGAGCCAGAATGCCTACTTGGCGAAAGACCTTCGGCCGTACGAACCACCGAAGGAATTTCATGCCATGCACGAGTTTGAACCCTAG
- a CDS encoding sensor histidine kinase → MASNSLKPPTPSTSDACPAKSPGPQDSGRDKIPPLSEQAQADLWRYIEHLEKWRQSIGYEIHDGLTQQITAALLFLESFNLEKPDPTALERCQAILEEALAESRRLIQGLNPKRLDEEGLSAAIDEFLQIPSLSKSQIALDIDEDLPSMPTWQRTTLFRFLQEAITNARKHSEATRIDVAVHASANTILATIQDNGIGFDTQSASFVSRGLRSLQQKAELLEAKLEIDSAPQQGTKLTLRFHVAVT, encoded by the coding sequence ATGGCTTCCAACTCACTTAAACCGCCGACTCCATCTACTTCGGATGCTTGCCCCGCCAAGTCACCGGGCCCCCAAGATAGTGGTCGCGATAAAATACCACCCCTCAGCGAGCAAGCCCAGGCCGATTTATGGCGTTACATCGAGCACCTGGAGAAGTGGCGGCAATCGATCGGCTATGAAATCCATGACGGACTAACGCAGCAGATCACGGCCGCATTGCTGTTCCTCGAGTCCTTCAATTTGGAGAAGCCCGATCCGACCGCATTGGAACGTTGTCAGGCTATCTTAGAAGAAGCCTTGGCCGAATCACGGCGTCTTATCCAAGGTCTGAATCCAAAGAGATTGGACGAGGAAGGGCTGAGTGCCGCGATCGACGAGTTCCTTCAAATACCTTCGCTTTCCAAATCGCAAATCGCCTTGGATATTGACGAGGATTTGCCGTCGATGCCGACATGGCAGCGAACTACGTTGTTCCGTTTTCTGCAGGAAGCGATCACCAACGCCCGCAAGCATAGCGAAGCAACTCGCATCGATGTCGCCGTGCACGCTTCCGCGAATACGATCTTGGCGACAATTCAAGACAACGGCATTGGCTTCGACACCCAGTCAGCCTCGTTCGTAAGTCGTGGACTGAGAAGCCTGCAACAGAAAGCCGAATTGCTAGAAGCGAAACTCGAGATCGATAGCGCGCCCCAGCAAGGGACCAAGCTGACATTGCGTTTCCATGTTGCGGTAACCTAA
- a CDS encoding nuclear transport factor 2 family protein, producing MYATASVEADVMNVLRKFADAYASRDKRRLVELFCQDQDVVLLGNGCDERNVGINAVLGQIRRDWEQTDTLRMRFGWRSVSTMGQVAWLATDCYLFVQAGYRRAEIPLRITAVMLQAEDGWKIAQLHYSSPITVESDVDTCLE from the coding sequence GTGTATGCAACTGCTTCGGTAGAAGCGGATGTGATGAACGTGCTGCGCAAGTTCGCAGACGCTTACGCAAGCCGCGACAAACGGAGATTGGTTGAGTTGTTTTGCCAGGATCAGGACGTTGTCCTACTCGGCAACGGTTGCGACGAACGAAACGTCGGAATCAATGCTGTGCTGGGTCAGATCCGTCGAGACTGGGAACAGACCGACACCCTGCGGATGCGATTTGGCTGGAGAAGCGTTTCGACTATGGGTCAGGTAGCCTGGCTCGCAACCGATTGCTATCTCTTCGTCCAAGCTGGCTACCGCCGGGCCGAGATTCCTTTGCGAATTACAGCCGTGATGCTCCAAGCGGAGGACGGTTGGAAGATTGCTCAACTGCACTATTCCTCGCCGATTACGGTGGAAAGTGACGTTGATACTTGTTTGGAATAG
- a CDS encoding pilus assembly protein TadG-related protein — protein MFGKSHTPKGQRHNRRGVFIVLASIIMIVLFAFLSLGLDTGLISLEQTRLQNAVDSAALAASQEITSSVHAAGTDGADPNSIAVEQAKAMAVDVAQRNGVYIDPAKDIIFGKRTYNEGTGEWDIAWNAEPYNVVKVVARRDQPDMSLRDSKLPLAFGWAVGKPTIDLRSEAIAFVEARDMVVVLDFSGSMNDDSKYSAISRLGQGPIEDNMTDIINAMNPNLGDLTFEQDYLRIVGKPPTRGYEPQIVVTFKDREVYIESSKDLSNVVLEFDNGYHYKFDGLSGRTGTFRGVGGYNGRKIVGCWVKSGSNASGDGPGYGERFRDTNSAVKAAFGLDNIPYPYQRGSWDEFINYCRDNIDPNTGNRHKFGKLNYCDYLLNRRYHGYETEDFWKAPHYPFHAVKEGFSLFLGFLEDLDFGDEVGIVSYDEASRVEHTLSDGGTYASLNGDWISDDYTTLNTIQRHKQAAHYGTYTAMGFGVNEADDLLKTHSRHGARPTIVLMTDGNANRYPSGWNLPADWNWNELTDYDGDGQADYVTYDRSKQYAIWEAVEAHKRGCTIHTMSVGASADRQVMTAIANACGGIHIAVPGGATIAELQSQMLEAFRQIAAKVPPPQLVYELSQATE, from the coding sequence ATGTTTGGCAAGTCACACACTCCGAAAGGGCAACGGCACAACCGCCGCGGTGTTTTCATCGTCCTCGCATCGATCATCATGATCGTATTGTTTGCGTTTCTTTCTTTGGGGCTCGACACCGGTTTGATCTCCTTGGAACAAACACGTCTGCAAAACGCTGTCGACTCCGCTGCGCTGGCCGCCTCACAGGAAATCACATCCTCGGTGCATGCCGCCGGTACCGACGGGGCCGATCCGAACTCGATCGCCGTCGAACAAGCCAAAGCGATGGCCGTGGACGTGGCCCAGCGCAACGGTGTCTACATCGATCCCGCCAAAGACATCATCTTCGGTAAGCGAACCTACAACGAGGGCACCGGCGAATGGGACATCGCTTGGAATGCAGAGCCTTACAACGTGGTGAAAGTGGTCGCTCGACGTGATCAGCCTGACATGTCTCTCCGCGACAGTAAACTCCCGTTGGCATTTGGTTGGGCCGTTGGCAAACCAACGATCGACCTGCGATCGGAAGCGATCGCGTTCGTCGAAGCTCGTGACATGGTGGTCGTGCTCGACTTCTCCGGTTCGATGAACGACGACAGTAAATACAGCGCGATCAGCCGCCTGGGGCAAGGACCGATCGAAGACAACATGACCGACATCATCAATGCGATGAACCCGAATCTTGGTGATTTGACGTTCGAGCAAGACTATCTGCGAATCGTGGGTAAACCGCCGACACGCGGATACGAACCTCAAATCGTGGTGACGTTCAAAGACCGAGAAGTCTATATCGAGTCTTCAAAAGATCTCTCGAACGTGGTGCTCGAGTTCGATAACGGCTACCACTACAAGTTCGATGGACTATCGGGTCGCACTGGTACCTTCCGCGGCGTTGGAGGCTACAACGGTCGCAAGATTGTCGGTTGCTGGGTCAAATCTGGTAGCAATGCCAGTGGAGATGGCCCTGGCTACGGCGAACGATTCCGCGACACGAACTCCGCAGTGAAAGCGGCCTTTGGTCTGGATAACATTCCTTATCCCTATCAGCGTGGAAGCTGGGACGAGTTCATCAACTATTGCCGCGACAACATCGATCCTAATACGGGTAATCGCCATAAGTTCGGCAAGCTGAACTACTGCGACTACCTTCTGAACCGACGTTATCATGGTTACGAAACCGAGGACTTCTGGAAGGCGCCGCATTACCCATTCCATGCCGTCAAGGAAGGCTTCTCGCTTTTCCTGGGCTTCCTGGAAGATCTCGACTTCGGCGATGAAGTGGGCATTGTGTCGTACGATGAAGCTTCACGTGTCGAACACACGCTAAGCGATGGCGGCACCTACGCCAGTTTGAACGGCGATTGGATATCGGATGACTACACAACGTTAAATACGATCCAGCGACATAAACAAGCGGCCCATTATGGCACATATACCGCGATGGGATTTGGTGTGAACGAGGCAGACGACCTGCTGAAGACACATTCGCGTCACGGAGCCCGACCGACCATCGTGTTGATGACCGATGGTAACGCTAACCGTTATCCGAGTGGCTGGAACCTTCCAGCTGATTGGAACTGGAATGAGTTGACCGACTACGACGGTGACGGCCAAGCCGACTACGTCACGTACGATCGCTCGAAGCAGTACGCAATTTGGGAAGCGGTGGAAGCCCACAAACGAGGCTGCACCATCCACACAATGAGCGTGGGTGCAAGTGCTGATCGCCAGGTGATGACAGCGATTGCCAATGCCTGCGGCGGGATTCACATCGCCGTGCCAGGTGGTGCCACAATCGCCGAACTGCAATCTCAGATGCTGGAAGCCTTCCGGCAAATTGCCGCCAAGGTTCCACCACCGCAATTGGTTTATGAGCTGAGCCAAGCCACGGAGTAA
- a CDS encoding spermidine synthase: MSNSNQKLVVGWILPLAVLWSAFLLFQVQPLISKTILPWFGGSPTVWTTCMLFFQVVLFTGYLYAHLLATYCPRKWQAVVHAALMVLALFLMPISPGEAWKPGADVWPPGYILALLATHLGLPYFLLSANGPLLQHWFSELAPGKVPYRLYALSNVGSLVALLTYPFLVEPNWTLPWQAEAWGWGYVGFAMLLLPIALAVLKNVRSDILPEGDSLASPIDTEAAVPDTRTLAAWLVLPAFACIMLLATTNHVCQDMAVVPFLWVVPLSLYLLTFIFCFDGDGWYRRGWIGPMALGSIVVISLLQIFGGMVEIAWVAVSYFGAMFFVCMICHGELVRLKPAPRHLTLYYLMISGGGALGGMFVSLVCPLIFSQYYEMPLSLIVAFGLAMWVTINATEKRFGSIPMWSMGLLFLGLLATLSGQLRSFHSSYLESQRNFYGVLSIGEVANAANEPILAMYHGQIMHGFQYQQPDKRQTPTSYYAANTGIGLTMSRLDRPEGRRIGVVGLGAGTLAAYGEKGDTFRFYEINDDVLEMAQQHFTFLQDTPADVELELGDARLSLERESEQKFDVLVLDAFSGDAIPTHLLTREAFAIYMRHLAEGGVLAIHVSNKHLDLRPVVLGTCQEFDLETLYITTAPDSATQQTGSQWIITSQNQQFLSDDTLQSAATNLGPKMVYAKPWTDNFSNLLEVLK, encoded by the coding sequence GTGTCGAATTCGAATCAAAAACTGGTGGTCGGCTGGATCTTGCCGTTGGCCGTCCTGTGGAGTGCCTTCCTTCTATTCCAGGTGCAGCCACTAATCAGCAAGACGATCCTCCCCTGGTTCGGAGGGAGTCCCACGGTGTGGACAACGTGTATGTTGTTCTTCCAAGTGGTTCTCTTTACCGGCTACCTATATGCCCACCTGCTAGCAACGTACTGTCCGCGGAAGTGGCAAGCCGTGGTGCACGCGGCGCTCATGGTGCTGGCGTTATTTTTGATGCCGATTTCGCCTGGCGAAGCTTGGAAGCCGGGTGCCGATGTCTGGCCGCCTGGGTATATCTTGGCGTTATTAGCAACTCATTTGGGTTTGCCTTACTTCCTGCTCAGTGCCAACGGACCCTTGCTGCAGCATTGGTTCAGCGAGCTCGCGCCTGGCAAGGTTCCCTATCGCTTGTATGCCCTGTCGAACGTTGGATCGCTGGTCGCACTTTTGACCTATCCCTTTCTGGTCGAGCCCAACTGGACTTTGCCGTGGCAGGCCGAGGCTTGGGGTTGGGGCTATGTTGGCTTTGCGATGTTATTGCTGCCAATTGCCTTGGCTGTGCTGAAGAATGTTCGTAGCGATATTCTTCCGGAGGGTGACTCGTTGGCGAGTCCCATCGATACCGAGGCTGCCGTACCTGATACCAGAACACTGGCGGCTTGGCTCGTCTTACCGGCGTTTGCCTGCATCATGCTTCTGGCCACGACGAATCACGTCTGCCAAGACATGGCTGTGGTGCCGTTTCTATGGGTGGTCCCGCTTAGCTTGTATCTGCTTACCTTCATTTTCTGTTTCGATGGCGACGGATGGTACCGTCGCGGTTGGATTGGTCCGATGGCGCTGGGAAGCATCGTTGTTATCAGCTTGCTGCAAATCTTTGGTGGGATGGTCGAGATTGCCTGGGTTGCCGTCTCGTACTTTGGAGCCATGTTCTTTGTCTGCATGATCTGTCACGGCGAATTGGTAAGGCTTAAGCCGGCCCCACGCCATCTGACGCTTTACTACCTGATGATCTCAGGCGGCGGAGCGTTAGGAGGGATGTTCGTCTCGCTCGTTTGCCCGCTGATCTTCTCCCAATATTACGAAATGCCGCTTAGCTTGATTGTGGCCTTTGGTTTGGCGATGTGGGTGACGATCAACGCGACCGAGAAGCGGTTTGGTTCGATTCCTATGTGGTCGATGGGGTTACTTTTTCTCGGATTGCTGGCGACCTTGTCAGGACAGTTACGTAGTTTTCATTCCAGCTATCTCGAGTCGCAGCGAAACTTCTACGGTGTGCTGAGCATTGGGGAAGTTGCCAATGCGGCGAACGAACCTATCCTGGCGATGTACCATGGCCAAATCATGCATGGTTTTCAGTATCAACAGCCAGACAAGCGACAGACGCCAACCTCGTACTATGCTGCTAACACGGGAATTGGCCTTACCATGTCGCGCCTTGATAGACCGGAAGGAAGACGGATTGGCGTGGTCGGGCTAGGTGCTGGAACGTTGGCAGCCTATGGCGAAAAGGGCGATACCTTCCGCTTTTACGAGATCAATGACGATGTCCTTGAGATGGCCCAGCAGCACTTCACGTTCCTGCAAGACACGCCGGCAGATGTCGAACTGGAACTGGGCGATGCGCGACTATCGCTCGAACGTGAATCGGAACAGAAGTTTGACGTGTTGGTGCTGGATGCGTTCAGTGGGGATGCCATTCCAACGCATCTTTTAACGCGTGAAGCGTTCGCGATTTACATGCGGCATTTAGCAGAAGGTGGCGTGTTGGCGATTCACGTCAGCAATAAGCACTTAGATCTCCGACCGGTCGTTTTAGGCACATGCCAAGAGTTCGATCTGGAAACACTGTATATCACCACCGCTCCCGATTCCGCGACCCAACAGACCGGCTCGCAATGGATCATTACGTCGCAGAATCAACAGTTCCTCTCGGACGACACGCTGCAATCGGCTGCGACCAACTTGGGCCCGAAGATGGTTTACGCCAAACCGTGGACGGACAACTTCAGCAATCTGCTAGAGGTGTTGAAGTAA
- the panD gene encoding aspartate 1-decarboxylase: MLRTFLRSKIHRATVTQADLDYVGSITIDSTLLEASQILPHEQVDVLNVTNGKRLTTYAIPGEADSGVIGINGAAAHLVSPGDLVIIVCYAQYTEQELQGHQPRVILVDEANRITDCIVESASMNSAS, from the coding sequence ATGCTTCGGACCTTTCTCCGATCCAAAATTCACCGCGCCACGGTCACACAGGCCGACTTAGACTACGTGGGCAGTATCACGATCGATTCCACCTTGCTGGAAGCCTCGCAGATCCTTCCTCACGAGCAGGTCGACGTTTTAAACGTGACTAACGGAAAACGCTTAACAACATATGCCATCCCGGGCGAAGCCGATTCTGGGGTGATTGGCATCAACGGTGCCGCTGCGCACCTGGTAAGTCCAGGCGACTTGGTCATCATCGTTTGCTACGCTCAATACACCGAGCAGGAGCTTCAAGGCCATCAGCCTCGCGTGATCCTGGTTGACGAAGCAAATCGTATTACCGACTGCATCGTGGAGTCCGCCTCCATGAACTCTGCCAGCTAG
- a CDS encoding endonuclease/exonuclease/phosphatase family protein, which produces MRALILSCLAFLAGLFAATGCNVEQMLEQLPDKGALTSPTAALPAGDSIRIASFNIQVFGQSKLDKPEVMKTLTQVVKTFDVVAVQELRSKEQDVIPRWLDMINADGSKWASLVGPRLGRSVSKEQYVFLYNTETIDFIPQTDFTINDPNDLLHREPYVASFRTRVANGQPFSFTLINIHTDPDETDEELDALAEVYEVVRQANPAEDDVILLGDLNVDYTKLGLLGKIPGIYPTVQGTPTNTRKTESYDNIVFDQAHTVEFSGQAGVLDLMAAFKLTEEQALEVSDHLPVWATFANREFTNGPLASAPGATAR; this is translated from the coding sequence GTGCGCGCACTTATACTGTCGTGTTTGGCTTTTCTGGCAGGTCTATTTGCTGCTACCGGTTGCAACGTCGAACAGATGTTGGAGCAATTGCCAGACAAAGGCGCCCTGACATCACCGACCGCTGCCTTGCCGGCTGGCGATTCGATTCGCATTGCCAGCTTCAATATCCAAGTCTTTGGTCAATCAAAGTTGGACAAGCCTGAGGTGATGAAGACGTTGACCCAAGTGGTGAAGACGTTCGATGTGGTCGCCGTTCAGGAGCTGCGCAGCAAGGAACAAGATGTGATTCCGCGTTGGCTCGACATGATCAATGCCGACGGATCCAAGTGGGCCTCCCTGGTTGGACCACGCCTGGGACGTTCGGTCAGCAAAGAGCAGTACGTGTTTCTGTACAACACAGAAACGATCGACTTCATTCCGCAGACCGACTTCACCATCAACGATCCGAACGATTTGCTGCATCGCGAACCGTATGTTGCTTCGTTTCGAACGCGGGTTGCGAATGGGCAGCCATTTTCGTTCACGCTCATTAACATTCATACCGACCCGGATGAAACCGATGAAGAGCTCGACGCCCTAGCTGAGGTGTATGAAGTCGTTCGTCAGGCGAACCCGGCCGAAGACGATGTCATTCTGCTCGGCGACTTGAACGTCGACTACACCAAGCTCGGTTTGCTGGGGAAGATCCCTGGCATTTATCCCACGGTGCAAGGGACGCCAACCAATACGCGGAAGACGGAAAGCTACGATAACATCGTCTTTGATCAGGCCCATACGGTTGAATTCAGCGGCCAAGCTGGCGTGCTCGACTTGATGGCGGCGTTTAAGCTGACCGAAGAGCAAGCTCTCGAAGTTTCCGACCATCTACCGGTCTGGGCAACCTTCGCCAATCGAGAGTTCACCAATGGTCCTTTGGCCTCGGCACCAGGAGCAACCGCTCGCTAG
- a CDS encoding PP2C family protein-serine/threonine phosphatase — protein sequence MAFTIALGLAALFQFAAVVLALRLNAIYHRRFAWLFISGAGILMALWIGTSFISTIRHPPESIVWDLTLWIQTLATLLTSILFFAGIATIEPLFKENEAARQLLASENAVLNREVQHSREEMQLAHRVQANLLPRSAPNIESLDISFLSRPAEWTSGDYFDFVQIDDHSLLVTVADVCGHGLGPALLMTTSRSYFRGIARTQEQVQPILTTWNSEISEDVETGDFITALIVRIDLGKRQIEYLGAGQNGLIIQPDGTAVELERSGPPLGIIPDFAFPKPNDLPLKSGQIMVFCTDGIHETVGRDGTQFGIQRICDLITRNAKLSAEQLVNLLDREVSRFAASPRPQDDLTAVIIKVA from the coding sequence ATGGCATTCACGATCGCTTTGGGACTTGCCGCTCTATTCCAGTTCGCCGCGGTAGTGCTGGCGCTACGATTGAACGCGATCTACCATCGTCGGTTCGCTTGGTTGTTTATCTCCGGAGCCGGAATCTTGATGGCGCTCTGGATAGGCACTAGTTTCATCAGTACGATTCGCCACCCACCAGAGTCGATCGTTTGGGACCTGACGCTTTGGATTCAGACGTTAGCGACGCTGTTGACTTCGATTCTGTTCTTCGCCGGGATTGCAACGATCGAACCCCTCTTCAAAGAGAATGAAGCTGCTCGGCAACTATTGGCCAGCGAAAATGCGGTTCTCAATCGCGAAGTTCAACATAGTCGCGAAGAAATGCAACTCGCGCATCGTGTCCAAGCAAACCTGTTACCACGTTCCGCCCCCAACATCGAATCGCTCGATATCTCTTTTCTCTCACGACCAGCGGAATGGACCAGTGGTGACTACTTCGATTTTGTCCAAATCGATGACCACTCGCTATTGGTCACCGTGGCGGATGTTTGTGGGCACGGGCTTGGGCCGGCACTATTAATGACCACATCCCGTTCCTACTTTCGTGGTATCGCACGCACGCAAGAACAAGTTCAACCTATCCTCACGACCTGGAATTCCGAAATCAGCGAAGACGTCGAAACGGGCGACTTCATCACGGCGCTGATCGTTCGCATCGATCTTGGTAAGCGGCAGATCGAATACTTGGGTGCCGGTCAAAACGGACTGATCATCCAGCCTGATGGGACCGCAGTTGAGCTCGAAAGAAGTGGTCCGCCGCTGGGCATTATCCCAGACTTCGCGTTTCCGAAACCAAACGATTTACCCCTGAAATCAGGGCAAATTATGGTCTTCTGTACAGACGGAATCCATGAAACGGTCGGGCGAGATGGCACGCAGTTCGGCATCCAGCGAATTTGTGACTTGATCACGCGAAATGCCAAACTTTCCGCAGAACAGTTGGTCAATCTGCTCGATCGTGAAGTCAGCCGATTCGCTGCCTCGCCGCGACCTCAGGACGATCTTACGGCGGTCATCATCAAGGTCGCGTAA
- a CDS encoding TadE/TadG family type IV pilus assembly protein, with translation MWRQRRNSRLVSSPRSHKSWGKRTGATIVETAIVMPVFFMFVFAIIEFGHAIMINNVMKNACRTAARWGSATGATTAEVEQYARDRMGGAVDTTLVNLQIKDASQFDTGGDPPTTLDDFNNMPDIELEDAEPRQLFMVRASIRYGDASLIPQPWLGNVLLSGETFTRHE, from the coding sequence ATGTGGCGGCAGCGTCGCAATTCGCGTTTGGTATCTTCACCCCGATCGCATAAATCATGGGGCAAGCGAACCGGCGCGACGATTGTCGAAACTGCAATCGTGATGCCGGTTTTTTTCATGTTTGTGTTCGCGATCATCGAATTTGGCCATGCCATCATGATCAACAACGTGATGAAAAATGCCTGCCGCACCGCTGCTCGCTGGGGATCCGCAACTGGGGCAACCACGGCCGAAGTCGAACAATACGCCAGAGATCGAATGGGGGGCGCGGTGGACACCACGCTCGTCAATTTGCAGATCAAAGATGCCAGTCAATTCGACACGGGAGGCGATCCGCCGACCACGTTGGATGACTTTAATAATATGCCCGATATCGAATTAGAAGATGCCGAACCACGACAACTTTTCATGGTACGGGCTTCCATTCGGTATGGGGACGCTTCCTTGATACCACAACCTTGGTTAGGAAATGTCCTGCTCAGCGGCGAGACCTTCACACGCCATGAATAG